The genomic segment GCCCGGCGTGTCGGTCTCGATGTCGATCTGCTGGGCCTCGACGTCATCCTCGGCGTCGAGGATGAGTCCGACGCCCGACTTGCCGGTCGCGCTCAGGTTCGGGCCCGCGGTGTAGGTCTCGGTGAGCCAGTAGGTCGAGGAGTCTCCGTCGATCGGCTCCTCGAGCGCCTCATCGTGCTCGACACCGTCGCCCTCCGGATCGAAGTCCTGGGTCGCGGCGATCTCGACCGGCGTGAGCTCGGCGGTCGGCTCCGAGGAGGCCCCGGCTCCCGACCCCGTCCCACCGCTCTCCTCGTCACCACCGCTGAGCGCCGCGATCGCCAGCGCGGCCCCGAGACCGAGCAGCACGAGCAGGACCCCGGCGATCGAGATCCGCCGCGCTGAGACGAACCGCGACTTCGCACCGGGCACCGATGCGAGGACGCTCGTCGCCTCGCCGCCGGCGTGGCCGGCGCGGGCGACCTCGACCTCGAGCGCGTTCTCGAGCTCGGCCAGCATCGCGTTCATGTCCGGGTAGCGGCGCTTCGGGTCCTTCGTCGTCGCGCGCTCGACGACCCGTGCGAGGGCGGCCGAGCAGTCCGGCCGTGCCCGCTGGACGTCGGGCAGCTCCTCGTTGACGTGCTTCATCGCGACGCCGACGAGGGTGTCGGCCTGGAACGGCGGCTCGCCGACGAGCATCTCGAACAGCAGGATCCCGAGCGAGTAGATGTCCGAGCGCGCGTCGACGTCCTGGCCCATCGCCTGCTCGGGCGAGACGTAGTCGGTCGTACCGAGGACGCGCCCGGTGACGGTCATGCCGTCATTCTCGAGCGAGCGCGCGATCCCGAAGTCGGTGACCTTGGCGCGCCCCTCGGGGTCGATCAGGACGTTCTGCGGCTTGACGTCGCGGTGGACGAGGCGGCGCTCGTGGGCGGCCTGGAGACCGCGGCCGATCTCGATCCCGTAGGCGCAGGCCTCGTCGAGCGGCAACCGGCGCATCGCGTCGATCCGATCCTTGAGCGTCTCGCCCTGGATGTACTCGAAGACGATGTAGGGGCGGCCGGAGTCCTCGCCGGCGTCGACGACCGAGACGACGTTGGGGTGCGAGAGCTGGGCGACCGACCGCGCCTCACGGCGGAAGCGCTCGATCTGGTCGGGCTGGTCGGAGATCTCGCGGTGCAGGACCTTGACCGCGACCCAGCGCTCGAGCGTCTCGTCGCGGCCCAGATAGACCGTCGACATGCCGCCGCTGCCGAGCTTCGACTCGAGCCGGTAGCGGCCCGAGAGGACCAGGCCGCTCAGGGGGCCGGTGGAGCGCGTCGCGCCTCCGGTGCCTGTAGCCGCCTCACTCATTCGCACAGATACCTGTGACCCTAGCTTCCATCAGGATTGATGGCCCCTGCCGCCCGCCCGATTCCGGCGCCGCAGGAGGCCTTGCGCCGCCTCATCTCTCGCCCGGGCGGACGGACCGCAACAACCATACGCGCCAACAACCCGATTCTTCTGCGCGCAGAGCGGTTTTCCCCCACCCGAGGGGTGGTTCTCAGCCGCCCGGCACGCCCGGGTCGCCGAACAGGAAGAACCAGACGGTGACGATGATGGCGACGAGGATCGTCGTGACGATCAGGACGTTCTCGAGAAAGCTCGTGCTCGCGGGGGTGTGGCGCTCGTCGCGCATGCTGCGATTCCACTCGTAGCGGGTCGGTCCGCGGTTGTCGGGTTCGGAGCGACCCTTCGCCCAGGCCGCGATCAGGCCGACGAGCGAGTAGGTGACGACGAGGCCGGCGATCACGGTCACGATCGCCGTCATGGCCGGGCTCGTACCGCCCTGGACCTGAGATCCGACCCAAACCCACCCGAGCGGCACCGCGACCGCCAGGAAGATGACCAGCACGGTCCCGGCCAGAAACCGGAAGGCGGATCGGATCGCGCTCACGCCGCCCGCCTCACCCGCCCGGCCTCGTCGGTCACCGTCCCGATCCGCCGCGCGCCCGGGTGGTGGCGGTCGAGGATCTCGGCGGCGCGCGCCTCGTCGTCGGGCGCGACGACGCAGACGAGCCCGCAGCCCATGTTGAAGACCTCGTACATCTCGGCCTCGGAGACGTCGCCGCGCTCGCGGATCAGGTCGAAGACGGGTGGTACGTCGAGCGGCCGGTCGATCTCGAAGCCGACCGGCGAGCGCAGCCGCAACAGGTTGTTGAGGCCGTCACCGGTGATGTGCGCGAGCCCATGGACGCCGATCCCCGCGTCGAGCAACTCGGAGACGGCGCGCACGTAGATCGTCGTCGGCTGGAGCAGAACCTCGCCGAGCGGCCGGCCGAGGCCGTGTTCCGAAGTCAGGTCGAGCCCGTCAAGGGCGGCGCGTGCCAGCGTGTAGCCGTTCGAGTGCAGTCCGCTCGACGGCACGCCGAGGACCGCGTCGCCCGGCCCGGCCGCCGACCCGTCGACGATCTGGTCGAGGTCGACGAGACCGACGGCCGTCCCTGTCAGCTCGTAGCCCGAGACGATGTCACCGACCTGCGCGATCTCGCCACCGGGGATCTCGACGCGCGCCTGCTCGGCGCCGGCGCGCAGCCCCTCGCCGATCTGGCCGCACACCTCGGGCTCGGCGCTCGAGCAGAGGATGAAGTCGAGCATCGCGATCGGATCCGCGCCGACGCAGATCAGGTCGTTGACGTTCATCGCGACGCAGTCGATCCCGATCGTCTCGAAGCGGCCGAGGCGCTCGGCGATCACCATCTTCGTCCCGACTCCGTCGGTGCCGATCGCCAGCCCACGGCGCTCGTCGAGGCGCAGGACGCTGGCGTAGTGCGCGCCGAGGTCGACGCTGCGCGACTCGCGCCCCGTGTCGATCCGCGAGAGGTGGCTGACGAGCGCCCCGACGGCGCTGTCGGCATCGGCCTGGGAGACCCCGGCGCGGGTGTACGCGTCTTGGGACAAAGCGCTGCGTCTGAGCCTAGATGCCCGCGATCCGGCGCCCGGAAGCCGCGCGCCGGGACCGAGCGAGGAGCGCCGCGGCGAGGCCGAGCCGGTAGACGCCGTAGGGCCAGAGCGGGCGGTCGGTGCCGAGCACGTCGAGGAGCCGTCCCGAAGCGAGCGTCGACGCAAAGGCCGCCGTCGCGCCGGCGGCGAGTGCGCGGGTCGCGCCCGGCGGCGGCGGGCGGCGGACCGTCCGTACCGCCTTGAGCGCCGTCGCGCCCGCGATCACCGGCAGCGCGACGCTGCGCGAGAGCAGGTGCGCCTCCGAGCGCTCGAATCGCCGCGCCCGGGCGACCGAGAGCGTCGCTCCACCGCGTGATACGCCCGGGACGAGCGCCGCGGCCTGGGCGACACCGAGCAGCAGGCCATCGAGTGCTCCGGCGGATCCGGGGCCGCGTCGCTGCGGCGCGCGATCGGCGACGATCAACGCCAGCCCCCCGGCAGCCAGACCGCCGCCGAGCGCGGGCGTCCCGCGCAGGCGGCCCTCGATCTCGTGCTCGAGCGTCAGCCCGACGATCGCAGGCGGCAGGAACGACAGCGCGATGACGCACGCCCGCCGCCGATCGAGCGCGGCCAGCTCGCCGGCGATCCGGCGCCGCTGCCCGATCGCGAGCGCGATCCCGGCTCCGGTGTGCAACGCGACCTCGACCGTCTTGGCGAGCGCGGGATCGAGCCGGTGCCAGGCGCCACCGTAGAGCTCGCCGGCTATCCGGATGTGGGCCGAGCTCGAGATCGGCAGCAGCTCAGCCGGTCCCTGGACGAGCCCGAGGAGGACCGCGAGCGAGGTCGCGGGAACGTGTTCTTCAGGGCCCCTGGAGCGAACTTCCCAACCCTAGACGCGGCATCGACGGCGCCCGTCGGCGGACCTAGAATGCCGCTCATGGCGCGAGGACTCGACCCGGCGATCCGCCGCCGAGCGATGCAGATCGCGATCGACGCGCTGCTCGCCGCCGCCGCGTTCTTCGTCGCCTTCAACCTGCGTTTCCTCGATGCTCCGGGCGGCATCCCGGCGCATTACGAGGAGTTCCTGTGGAGCTCGATCGCCGTCGTCGCGGTGGGGCAGGCGCTCGTCTTCGAGCTGCTCGGCCAGCACGGCACGTGGTGGCGCTACTTCCGCCTCCCCGACCTCTGGCCCCTGGTCAGAGCCGCCGTCGTCGCGGTCGGCCTGACCGTCGTCCTGTTCGCGATCATCAAGCCGTTCCCCGACGACCTGCCGCGATCGGTGGCGATCTTCGACCTGCTGTTGCTCGTCGTCTTCTGCGGTGGCGTCCGGCTCGCCCGCCGCACGATCTCCGAGCGCCCGGCTCGCGGGCTGCGCTCGCGCAGCGGCCGCGAGGTGCTGGTCGTCGGCGCCGGGTCGGGCGGCCAGATGGTCGTCCGCGAGCTTCAGCTGAACCCGGCGCTCGGCCTGCGTCCGATGGGGTTCGTGGACGACGACCCGAAGAAGCGCGGGATGCACAACGCCGGCCTGCGCGTCCTCGGCACGACCGAGCAGATCGAGTCGATCCTCGACCGCCACTCGCCCGAGGAGGTCGTGATCGCGATCCCGTCGGCTCCGGGAACGCTGCGGGCGAAGGTCGTCGCCGCGGCGAGCGAGCGCGGCATCCAGGTCCGCACCCTGCCGACCGTCTTCGAGCTGCTGCGCGGCGGAGTCCAGCTCACCCGCCAGCTGCGCGAGGTCCAGGTCGAGGACGTGCTCGGGCGCGACCCGGTCGTGATGGAGCTCGACCGCGTCGGCGCCTACATGCGAGACCGCGTCGTGATGGTGACCGGCGCCGGCGGCTCGATCGGCTCCGAGCTCTGCCGCCAGATCGCGCGCGTCCATCCCTCGCGTCTCGTGATGGTCGACCGCGCCGAGGACAACCTGTTCGAGATCGACCGCGAACTGCGCGAGGTCTGGCACTTCGCCGACCGTGACGCGGTCCTGGCCGACTGCCGCCACGGCGAGCGGATGCTCGAGGTGATGCAGCGACACCGCCCCGACGTCGTCTTCCACGCCGCCGCCTACAAGCACGTCCCGCTGATGGAGGCCAATCCGCTCGAGGCGATCCGCAACAACACGATCGCCACCCAGGTCGTCGCCAAGACCGCGGCGGCGGCGGGAACGGAGCGCTTCGTGCTCGTCTCGACCGACAAGGCGGTCGAGCCGCACACGGTCATGGGCGCCTCGAAGGCGATGGCGGAGTGGGTCGTCGAGTCGCTCGGCCGCCGCAACCCGCAGACCCGGTTCGCGATCGTGCGCTTCGGCAACGTCCTCGCCTCGTCGGGGAGCGTCGTGCCGATCTTCCGCGAGCAGATCGAGCGCGGCGGGCCGGTGACCGTCACCCATCCCGAGATGACGCGCTACTTCATGACGATCCCCGAGGCGACCCAGCTCGTCATCCAGGCCGGCGACCTCGGCTCCGTCTCGGGTGAGATCTTCGTACTCGAGATGGGAGAGCCGGTCCGGATCCTCGACCTCGCCCACAACATGATCCGGCTCGCCGGCCAAGAGCCCGAGATCGACATCGCGATCACGTTCACCGGTCCGCGGCCGGGCGAGAAGCTCCACGAGCAGCTGCTCAATCCCGAGGAGCGTGCGCAGCCGACGAGCGCCGAGCGGATCATCCGGGCGGTCCGCGAACCGCTCGATCCCGACTGGGTCGAGACGACGATCGGTCGCATCGAGTCGCTTGCCGCGACCACCGACGAGCCCGATCTCGGCGAGCGGATCGTCCGCCTGATCGCCGCCGAGCGCGCCTCCCTGGCCGCCGGCGATCGCGGCTGAGTCGCTTCGCGAAGCCGGGCGGGCGCTCGTCGCCTCCTCTGCGCTCCATAAGATGCGCGCCCATATGTCCTGGGAACCTCAGAGGTGAGCTCGACGCTCGAAGGGCTCGGGCCGATCCTCGGGCTGATCGCGCTGATCGGGCTCGTCGTCATGGCGTTCCTGATCATCGGCCAGGGGCGCGAGCTGCGGCGGCTTCGCGACTGGGCCGGCAGGGCGCCCGAGCGCGCCGACGAGGCCGCTGAGGCCTCGCTCGCGGCGCAGGAGGCCCGCAGCGGGTCGGAGGCGGCCGACGCCGGCCGCTCGTCCGAGTCGCGCGGGGCCCGGTTCCGTGGCGCCGTCGGCGAGCGATACGGCGCGCTCGACAGCCGGCTCCCTTTCGACGGCCGGATCCTGCTCGGGGTCCTCGCGTTGATCGTCGTCGCCCTGATCGCGCTGTTCGCGTTCGGGGTCTTCGGCGGCTCCTCAGAGTCGCAGGGCGGCGGAGGCGGAGAGGCGTCCAGGCCGGCGCCGACCAAGGTCGCGGTGCTGAATGCCACCCAGAGCGAGGCCTCCGACGGGACGCCGGTCGCCGCGCGCGAGGGAATCGCGGATGCGGCGGCGCGCCAGCTCGTCAACCCGCCACGCTTCAAGCCCACGGAGAAGACGAACGCGCCGGCCGGCGAGGAAGACTCGGTCGTCATGTTCGACGCGCCGGGCGACGAAGCGGCCGCCGAGCGCCTCGCCTCGGACCTCTCCGGCGAGCTCGGCGACGTCGGTGTCGAGTCGATGAGCCAGGAGGTCCGAGACATCGCCGCGGGCGCGCCGCTCGCGCTGCTGATCGGCCAGGACGACGCCGACGCCGAGTTCGCGGCGGGCCTCGGCGAGGCGACCGAAGAGGCGCCCTGAGCGGCGCCCCCGGAGGCTTCTGCGATGGGCGGTGATCTCTCCGGCATCGTCGACCTCGTCGGCGGCGTCATCTCGTTGCTCGCGGTCGTCTCGCTGCTGCTCGTCATCGGCCTCTACCTGTCCCAGCGCCGTGATCTCCAGCGCTTGCGCGCCTGGATGGAGTCGGACCCGGGACACCCGAGTCGTGACCTGCTGGCCAGCGAGGCGATCCTCGACCGCGCCGAGGCCGAGCTCAGCGCGCTCGAGGGCCCGTCGACGGAGCCGGGCACGATCTCGCCGACCACCGCCCGAATCCCCGGCGATCGGCCGACGCTCAGCCGGATCACGCTCGAGCGCGAGGCGCTCAAGCCCCATCCGCGCTGGCGGCGGTTCGTCGGCCGGGCGACGCAGACCCGCGTCCTGATCGCGCTCGGCGTCGTCGCGGTCGTCCTCGGGGTACTCGCGATCCTCGCCTCGGAGAAGCTGCTCGAGTTCGGCGGTGACGACGCGCCGGCGACCGGACCGCCGGAGGCCGGTGAGATCACCGTCGCCGTCCTCAACGGGACCCCGACGGCCGGCGCGGCCGGCGCCGTCTCCGATCAGGTCGCGGGCAAGGGCTTCGACGTCGGCCGGATCGACACCGCACCGCCCGGCGAGTCCGCGGACGAGACGCAGGTGCTCTTCGTCGACGACGCCCGTCCGGAGGCCCAGCGGGTCGCGCGGGCACTCAAGATCGAGGCGCCTGTCGAGCAGGCGAGCGAGGAGGAGGCCCAGAAGGGCCGCAGGGCGAGCGTCATCGTGCTGGTCGGCGACGATCGGGCGGGCCTCTGAGCTCCGGCTCGGGGCGACGGCGCGCCCGGTTCGCCGCCCTCGCCTTTCTCGCGCTCTCGGTGATCGTCGCGGCGGCGGCGATCGTGACGGTCCGCGCCAGGACACCGGACCTGATGCTCGAGGTGACCGAGCGCACGCCCCTGTTCACCCCCGAGGGCGAGGGGCCCGGACCGCGTGAGGCGGCGTTCAACTTCTTCCTCCGCGAGGCCGAGCCGATGGCCAGGGTCGAGATCCTCGGCTCGGGGGACCGCGTCATCCGCGTCCTCGAGCCGGCGATCGATCTCGACGCCGACGAGGAGATCCGTGTCGTCTGGGACGGGCTGACGACCTCGGGCGAGCCGGCGCCCGCGGACATCTACCGGCTCCGGGTCGAGGCACCGACCCTCGGCCGATCGATGATCTGGCCGCGTCGCGTCGCGCTCATCCGCGGCGATCGGCCGAAGAGCGCGCTCGAGAAGTACGAGGAGCGCGGCGAGTGACCGCCTCGATACCCGCCCTGCTCGGCCTGCTGGCCGCGGCCGCAGCCGCAGCGACCGCGCTGCTCGCGCCGTCCGAGCGCTCGCGCCTGTTCGCGATGGCCGCCGCGCTCGTGCTGGCGCCCTTGCTGATCGTCGGCGACATGTGGGACGGGACCCGCCTCGACGGCGTGCGCGCCAACCCGCTGCTCGCCGCCGCCGCGCTGGCCGTGGTGCTCGCCGCGGTGGTCGGCCTGGGACTGGCGCTGCGGCGGCGCCCGCTGCTCTTCTGCGTCCTTCTCGTCGCGGCGCTGCCGCTGCGGGTCCCGATCGGCCTCGGCGGCGAGACCTCCAATCTGCTGCTGCCGCTCTACCTCGTCATCGCCGCGCAGCTGGTGGCGACCGCGCTC from the Thermoleophilia bacterium SCSIO 60948 genome contains:
- a CDS encoding serine/threonine protein kinase, whose protein sequence is MSEAATGTGGATRSTGPLSGLVLSGRYRLESKLGSGGMSTVYLGRDETLERWVAVKVLHREISDQPDQIERFRREARSVAQLSHPNVVSVVDAGEDSGRPYIVFEYIQGETLKDRIDAMRRLPLDEACAYGIEIGRGLQAAHERRLVHRDVKPQNVLIDPEGRAKVTDFGIARSLENDGMTVTGRVLGTTDYVSPEQAMGQDVDARSDIYSLGILLFEMLVGEPPFQADTLVGVAMKHVNEELPDVQRARPDCSAALARVVERATTKDPKRRYPDMNAMLAELENALEVEVARAGHAGGEATSVLASVPGAKSRFVSARRISIAGVLLVLLGLGAALAIAALSGGDEESGGTGSGAGASSEPTAELTPVEIAATQDFDPEGDGVEHDEALEEPIDGDSSTYWLTETYTAGPNLSATGKSGVGLILDAEDDVEAQQIDIETDTPGFTAQIFGATEGPPESIGDWGQPIGQSQNVSQNQSIELDGTAARYYLIWIPVLAEDDSGGGVAHINEVTLGA
- the purM gene encoding phosphoribosylformylglycinamidine cyclo-ligase, whose translation is MSQDAYTRAGVSQADADSAVGALVSHLSRIDTGRESRSVDLGAHYASVLRLDERRGLAIGTDGVGTKMVIAERLGRFETIGIDCVAMNVNDLICVGADPIAMLDFILCSSAEPEVCGQIGEGLRAGAEQARVEIPGGEIAQVGDIVSGYELTGTAVGLVDLDQIVDGSAAGPGDAVLGVPSSGLHSNGYTLARAALDGLDLTSEHGLGRPLGEVLLQPTTIYVRAVSELLDAGIGVHGLAHITGDGLNNLLRLRSPVGFEIDRPLDVPPVFDLIRERGDVSEAEMYEVFNMGCGLVCVVAPDDEARAAEILDRHHPGARRIGTVTDEAGRVRRAA
- a CDS encoding undecaprenyl-diphosphate phosphatase, whose translation is MLPISSSAHIRIAGELYGGAWHRLDPALAKTVEVALHTGAGIALAIGQRRRIAGELAALDRRRACVIALSFLPPAIVGLTLEHEIEGRLRGTPALGGGLAAGGLALIVADRAPQRRGPGSAGALDGLLLGVAQAAALVPGVSRGGATLSVARARRFERSEAHLLSRSVALPVIAGATALKAVRTVRRPPPPGATRALAAGATAAFASTLASGRLLDVLGTDRPLWPYGVYRLGLAAALLARSRRAASGRRIAGI
- a CDS encoding polysaccharide biosynthesis protein, encoding MARGLDPAIRRRAMQIAIDALLAAAAFFVAFNLRFLDAPGGIPAHYEEFLWSSIAVVAVGQALVFELLGQHGTWWRYFRLPDLWPLVRAAVVAVGLTVVLFAIIKPFPDDLPRSVAIFDLLLLVVFCGGVRLARRTISERPARGLRSRSGREVLVVGAGSGGQMVVRELQLNPALGLRPMGFVDDDPKKRGMHNAGLRVLGTTEQIESILDRHSPEEVVIAIPSAPGTLRAKVVAAASERGIQVRTLPTVFELLRGGVQLTRQLREVQVEDVLGRDPVVMELDRVGAYMRDRVVMVTGAGGSIGSELCRQIARVHPSRLVMVDRAEDNLFEIDRELREVWHFADRDAVLADCRHGERMLEVMQRHRPDVVFHAAAYKHVPLMEANPLEAIRNNTIATQVVAKTAAAAGTERFVLVSTDKAVEPHTVMGASKAMAEWVVESLGRRNPQTRFAIVRFGNVLASSGSVVPIFREQIERGGPVTVTHPEMTRYFMTIPEATQLVIQAGDLGSVSGEIFVLEMGEPVRILDLAHNMIRLAGQEPEIDIAITFTGPRPGEKLHEQLLNPEERAQPTSAERIIRAVREPLDPDWVETTIGRIESLAATTDEPDLGERIVRLIAAERASLAAGDRG
- a CDS encoding LytR C-terminal domain-containing protein, which translates into the protein MGGDLSGIVDLVGGVISLLAVVSLLLVIGLYLSQRRDLQRLRAWMESDPGHPSRDLLASEAILDRAEAELSALEGPSTEPGTISPTTARIPGDRPTLSRITLEREALKPHPRWRRFVGRATQTRVLIALGVVAVVLGVLAILASEKLLEFGGDDAPATGPPEAGEITVAVLNGTPTAGAAGAVSDQVAGKGFDVGRIDTAPPGESADETQVLFVDDARPEAQRVARALKIEAPVEQASEEEAQKGRRASVIVLVGDDRAGL